The following proteins come from a genomic window of Galactobacillus timonensis:
- a CDS encoding response regulator transcription factor, whose amino-acid sequence MTRILITDDEKDIVNALEIYLKPEGYEIQKAYTGKEAVDAVRQGNIDLVLLDVMMPVMDGLQAMSRIRSFSNVPIILLTAKSEDTDKVLGLNIGADDYITKPFNPAEVIARVRSQLRRYISLGGSQRQGEHVLVNGGLVLNEDAKSLTVDGTAVNLTPIEFGILELLMQNPGKVFSSADIYRQVWNEEAYGSGATIAVHIRHLREKIEITPKEPRYIKVVWGLGYKMEKENG is encoded by the coding sequence ATGACAAGGATACTGATCACAGACGACGAGAAGGATATCGTCAATGCACTGGAAATCTATCTGAAACCGGAAGGCTACGAAATTCAGAAGGCGTATACCGGAAAGGAAGCCGTGGATGCCGTCCGCCAGGGAAACATTGATCTGGTGCTGCTCGATGTCATGATGCCGGTGATGGACGGACTGCAGGCGATGAGCCGGATCCGCAGCTTTTCCAATGTCCCGATCATTCTTCTGACAGCGAAAAGTGAAGATACAGATAAAGTGCTCGGGCTGAATATCGGTGCCGATGATTACATTACCAAACCGTTTAATCCGGCCGAAGTCATTGCCCGCGTACGCTCGCAGCTGCGCCGTTATATCAGCCTTGGCGGCAGTCAGCGTCAGGGGGAACATGTTCTGGTGAATGGAGGTCTTGTCCTGAATGAAGATGCTAAAAGTCTAACCGTTGATGGGACGGCCGTAAACCTGACACCGATCGAATTCGGGATTCTCGAACTGTTGATGCAGAATCCGGGGAAGGTCTTTTCTTCCGCTGATATTTACCGCCAGGTATGGAATGAAGAAGCCTATGGAAGTGGGGCGACCATTGCCGTACACATCCGCCACCTGCGGGAAAAGATTGAGATTACACCGAAAGAGCCTCGTTACATCAAGGTTGTCTGGGGCCTTGGCTACAAGATGGAAAAGGAGAATGGATGA
- the ptsP gene encoding phosphoenolpyruvate--protein phosphotransferase — translation MLKGIAASQGVAVAKVYKLEQPVLDIQKVEVTDLEAEKAKIERAFAKTVEDIEKIKETAAGHLAAEELAIYDAHLMMAQDPEFKSQILDEIENSKENAEYAAQTVASNMVSMFENMDDSYFKERAADIKDVSFRLLCNLTGKTIPNLATLDSPVIIVAKDLTPSDTGSLNKEFAKGFATEMGGRTSHSAIMARSLEIPAVVGVKDLMANVKSGDTVVLDAIAGEVIVNPDEKTIAEYKAKGAAYEKEKEELKSFKDQPSVSTDGHKVLIVGNIGSPADVQAVRDNGGEGVGLFRTEFLYMKSEDDFPNEDTQFAAYKEVLEAMQGKPVVIRTLDIGGDKKLKYYQFAEEMNPFLGVRAIRFCLQRKDIFRTQLRALLRASAYGHLCIMFPMIATVNEFKEAKQCYEDARAELIKEGVKVGDDVEVGCMIEIPAAAVLADQLAKYADFFSIGTNDLIQYSMAADRMSQSVSYLYQPLSPSILRLIKMTIDGAHKHGHWCGMCGEMAGDELAAPVLLGLGLDEFSMSATSMLRARRMINGLSYAEMQKLADKALEMDTMEEVSDLIKSAIGK, via the coding sequence ATGTTAAAAGGAATTGCCGCGTCACAGGGTGTTGCTGTTGCCAAGGTTTACAAACTGGAACAGCCAGTGTTAGACATTCAGAAGGTTGAAGTAACAGATCTTGAAGCAGAGAAGGCAAAGATTGAGCGTGCCTTTGCAAAGACGGTGGAAGATATTGAGAAAATCAAGGAAACTGCCGCCGGTCATCTGGCTGCGGAAGAACTGGCGATCTATGATGCGCATCTGATGATGGCACAGGATCCGGAGTTTAAGAGCCAGATTCTGGATGAGATCGAAAACTCAAAGGAAAATGCGGAATACGCTGCGCAGACCGTTGCGTCCAACATGGTTTCGATGTTTGAAAACATGGATGACAGCTACTTCAAGGAGCGTGCTGCTGACATCAAGGATGTTTCGTTCCGTCTGCTGTGCAATCTGACAGGAAAGACGATTCCGAATCTTGCGACGCTGGATTCTCCTGTCATCATTGTTGCCAAGGATCTGACACCTTCTGATACAGGTTCCCTGAACAAGGAATTTGCCAAGGGATTTGCGACGGAAATGGGCGGACGTACCAGTCACAGTGCCATTATGGCCCGTTCGCTTGAAATTCCGGCTGTCGTCGGTGTCAAGGATCTGATGGCAAATGTGAAGAGCGGTGACACCGTAGTTCTGGATGCGATTGCCGGCGAAGTGATCGTCAATCCGGATGAAAAGACAATTGCCGAATACAAGGCCAAGGGTGCAGCCTATGAGAAGGAGAAGGAAGAGCTGAAGAGTTTCAAGGATCAGCCTTCTGTCTCTACCGATGGTCACAAGGTTCTCATTGTCGGCAACATCGGTTCTCCGGCAGATGTCCAGGCTGTCCGTGACAACGGCGGCGAAGGCGTCGGTCTGTTCCGTACCGAGTTCCTGTACATGAAGAGCGAAGATGACTTCCCGAATGAGGATACGCAGTTTGCTGCCTACAAGGAAGTCCTCGAAGCAATGCAGGGCAAGCCGGTTGTCATTCGTACGCTGGATATCGGCGGCGACAAGAAGCTGAAGTACTACCAGTTTGCGGAGGAGATGAACCCGTTCCTCGGTGTTCGCGCCATCCGTTTCTGCCTGCAGCGCAAGGATATCTTCCGGACGCAGCTGCGTGCTCTGTTAAGAGCATCGGCATATGGGCATCTGTGCATCATGTTCCCGATGATCGCTACCGTAAATGAATTCAAGGAAGCAAAGCAGTGCTATGAAGATGCACGTGCAGAGCTGATCAAGGAAGGCGTCAAGGTTGGCGACGACGTTGAGGTCGGCTGCATGATTGAGATTCCGGCTGCTGCGGTTCTGGCGGATCAGCTGGCCAAGTATGCGGACTTCTTCTCCATCGGCACCAACGATCTGATTCAGTATTCGATGGCGGCAGACCGTATGAGCCAGTCGGTATCCTATCTGTATCAGCCGCTGAGTCCTTCCATTCTGCGTCTGATCAAGATGACGATCGACGGTGCGCACAAGCATGGCCACTGGTGCGGTATGTGCGGTGAGATGGCCGGCGATGAGCTGGCAGCTCCGGTACTGCTGGGACTTGGTCTGGATGAGTTCTCGATGAGCGCAACATCCATGCTGAGAGCACGCCGCATGATCAACGGCCTCAGCTATGCAGAAATGCAGAAGCTTGCCGACAAGGCTTTGGAAATGGATACCATGGAAGAAGTCAGCGATCTCATCAAGAGCGCCATCGGCAAGTAA
- a CDS encoding metallophosphoesterase has translation MPVYVMSDLHGCKDEFDAMLRKIEFSAYDELWIVGDICDRGKQSISLLKEIAANDNMHVIMGNHDVWLRRYMPIMIEGKHDASRIYTAMTNDFMTWLYYNGGMTTLDQFMDEDFNSCYDLQLYMEKVPYYAAINVHGQNYVLVHAGCGASPAPGTRVSEVTHFNQVWSHIGIDDNPYTDGTRMIVGHMPTFIYGKEYDGKILHGKDDRIFHIDCGCVYGRTLGCLRLDDLHEFYIESSYPYLKVEGS, from the coding sequence ATGCCGGTCTATGTCATGAGTGATCTGCATGGCTGTAAAGATGAATTTGACGCCATGCTCAGAAAAATTGAATTCTCCGCCTACGACGAACTGTGGATCGTCGGCGATATCTGCGACCGCGGAAAGCAGTCCATCTCCCTGCTCAAGGAAATTGCCGCCAATGACAACATGCACGTGATCATGGGTAACCACGACGTGTGGCTTCGCCGCTACATGCCCATCATGATCGAAGGAAAGCACGACGCTTCCAGAATCTATACCGCCATGACCAACGACTTCATGACATGGCTCTACTACAACGGCGGCATGACGACCCTTGACCAGTTCATGGATGAAGACTTTAACAGCTGCTACGATCTGCAGCTGTATATGGAAAAGGTTCCCTATTACGCAGCGATCAATGTCCATGGCCAGAACTATGTCCTGGTCCATGCCGGCTGCGGCGCCTCTCCCGCCCCGGGGACACGGGTCAGCGAAGTAACCCATTTCAATCAGGTATGGAGCCACATCGGCATCGATGACAACCCCTATACCGACGGCACCCGCATGATCGTCGGGCACATGCCCACCTTTATCTATGGAAAGGAATATGACGGGAAGATACTCCATGGCAAAGACGACCGCATCTTCCATATCGACTGTGGATGCGTCTATGGAAGAACGTTAGGCTGTCTGCGCCTCGATGATCTTCATGAATTCTATATTGAAAGCAGCTATCCCTATCTGAAGGTGGAAGGATCATGA
- a CDS encoding tRNA(Met) cytidine acetate ligase has translation MIHTVGIVAEYNPFHTGHIYQIQETKKKTGAGLFIAVMSGNFVQRGEPACIDKYSRAKAALSSGIDVVLELPYIYCIQSASAFAHGAVTILKQAGVDAISFGSECGDLENLKEIADTPVNPDHLHMSLKQGMSFPKAYSLLTSEMMPNDILAVCYLKELQNSGIEPVLIPRTTNYLDETADGPVASAMAIRRMLKDLHDVSAYTPMAEQLAKAHVPSMEQMWPYLRLFLLTAPREYLASLFLFSEGIENHLAACAAQYADWNLFLNAAVTPRYTASRIRRTLLQVLTQTTKAEVSKLPPLDYIHVLGFNEKGQKWLHDCRKKEMHIASRFADIPYPYRTMEYRASLAYASFFEEQQRRDLLKQEIGGAQRVTLSSEG, from the coding sequence ATGATACACACTGTTGGAATCGTTGCTGAATACAATCCGTTTCATACAGGTCACATTTATCAGATCCAGGAAACAAAGAAAAAAACCGGTGCCGGACTGTTCATCGCCGTCATGAGCGGGAACTTTGTTCAGCGCGGCGAACCGGCATGCATTGATAAATATTCGCGGGCAAAAGCAGCTTTAAGCAGCGGCATTGATGTTGTTCTGGAGCTTCCCTACATTTACTGCATCCAGAGTGCATCCGCCTTTGCCCATGGCGCCGTCACCATTTTGAAGCAGGCCGGCGTCGATGCCATCAGCTTCGGTTCGGAATGCGGCGATCTGGAAAATCTGAAGGAAATCGCTGATACACCGGTCAATCCGGACCATCTTCATATGTCGCTGAAACAGGGAATGTCCTTTCCCAAAGCCTATAGCCTGCTGACCAGCGAAATGATGCCCAATGACATTCTGGCCGTCTGCTATCTGAAAGAGCTGCAGAATAGCGGCATTGAACCTGTTCTGATCCCCCGGACAACAAACTATCTGGATGAAACCGCCGACGGGCCTGTCGCCAGTGCGATGGCGATCCGCCGCATGCTGAAAGACCTTCATGACGTTTCCGCCTACACGCCCATGGCAGAGCAGCTTGCCAAAGCCCATGTTCCCTCAATGGAACAGATGTGGCCGTATCTGCGGCTGTTTCTGTTAACCGCGCCGCGGGAGTATCTTGCTTCTCTGTTTCTTTTTTCGGAAGGCATTGAAAATCATCTGGCTGCGTGTGCCGCGCAGTACGCTGACTGGAATCTGTTTCTGAACGCCGCCGTCACACCACGCTATACCGCTTCGCGCATCCGCCGCACACTGCTGCAGGTATTGACACAGACAACAAAAGCGGAGGTTTCCAAACTTCCTCCGCTGGATTACATCCATGTGCTTGGCTTTAATGAAAAAGGTCAGAAGTGGCTGCACGACTGCCGCAAGAAAGAGATGCACATTGCTTCGCGCTTTGCGGATATCCCCTATCCTTACCGGACCATGGAATACCGGGCATCCCTTGCCTATGCCTCTTTCTTCGAAGAACAACAGCGCCGTGACCTGCTGAAGCAGGAGATCGGCGGTGCGCAGCGCGTTACGCTTTCTTCAGAAGGATAA
- the pssE gene encoding PssE/Cps14G family polysaccharide biosynthesis glycosyltransferase, producing MILVTLGTQDKQFRRLLDAVQKAVDDGAIHDRIVVQAGYTQFSSRDMEVFDYIPQEKFASFLNEADLIITHGGVGTIMTGLREHKTILAAARLAQYKEHHNDHQTQLLEAFEEDGFLIYMRDLRDIRPYLKKAETFHPRPYVSNNAAFVARIRDFIEKTGG from the coding sequence ATGATACTGGTAACGCTTGGTACGCAGGATAAGCAGTTCCGCCGCCTGCTGGATGCGGTTCAGAAGGCGGTCGATGACGGCGCGATCCATGATCGCATTGTCGTTCAGGCAGGCTATACGCAGTTTTCTTCCCGGGACATGGAAGTGTTTGACTACATTCCGCAGGAGAAGTTTGCGTCGTTTCTGAATGAAGCGGATCTCATTATTACCCATGGCGGCGTTGGAACGATTATGACCGGTCTTCGGGAACATAAGACCATTCTTGCGGCGGCCCGTCTGGCGCAGTATAAGGAACATCACAACGATCATCAGACGCAGCTGCTGGAAGCCTTTGAAGAAGACGGATTCCTCATCTACATGCGGGATCTGCGTGACATCAGGCCATATCTGAAAAAGGCGGAGACCTTTCATCCCCGTCCCTATGTTTCCAATAATGCGGCGTTTGTGGCCAGAATCCGCGACTTCATCGAGAAGACGGGAGGCTGA
- a CDS encoding YebC/PmpR family DNA-binding transcriptional regulator, with translation MGRAHEVRAAAMAKTAAMKSKLYSRYGKELYIAAKSGVPDPDMNLTLARKIKEAKSNQVPADVIKRAIDKAKGNDSTSYEEVRYEGFGPGNSTVIVDCLTDNTNRSYTNVKTAFNKCKGAKIAGAGAVSFGYEQVGLFYFPYDDEEKMLDAMMEADVDVLDLNVEDGEMMVKTAYADFSKAQDAIEKLIPDVKFDTCEVTMLANETVKLTSQEDIDAYHKLLDTLNDIDDVNKIYSNVDED, from the coding sequence ATGGGAAGAGCGCATGAGGTGCGTGCGGCCGCAATGGCAAAAACGGCAGCCATGAAGTCCAAGCTGTATTCCAGATATGGAAAGGAACTGTATATTGCAGCGAAGTCCGGCGTCCCTGACCCTGATATGAACCTGACGCTTGCTCGTAAGATCAAGGAAGCCAAGTCCAACCAGGTCCCGGCAGACGTCATCAAGCGTGCAATTGACAAGGCAAAGGGCAACGATTCGACAAGCTACGAAGAAGTCCGCTATGAAGGCTTCGGCCCGGGAAATTCGACGGTCATCGTTGACTGCCTGACGGATAATACGAATCGCTCCTATACGAACGTGAAGACGGCATTCAACAAGTGCAAGGGTGCGAAGATTGCCGGTGCCGGTGCGGTCAGCTTCGGCTATGAGCAGGTCGGTCTCTTCTATTTCCCGTATGACGATGAAGAGAAGATGCTCGATGCGATGATGGAAGCGGATGTCGATGTACTGGATCTCAACGTCGAAGACGGTGAGATGATGGTCAAGACTGCCTATGCAGATTTCTCGAAGGCTCAGGATGCGATCGAAAAGCTGATCCCGGATGTCAAGTTCGATACCTGCGAGGTTACGATGCTTGCCAATGAGACAGTCAAGCTTACCAGCCAGGAAGATATCGATGCGTATCACAAGCTGCTGGATACGCTGAATGACATCGACGATGTCAACAAGATTTACAGCAACGTTGACGAAGACTGA
- the pssD gene encoding PssD/Cps14F family polysaccharide biosynthesis glycosyltransferase has protein sequence MKKSTSIVFISSTGGHLSELLQLKDLFGECDYHIVSENTPSNAHLKEDYPQGRVELLAYGTKAHLFPYLFIFAWNIFRSWQLFRKWKPQYVITTGTHTAVPMCKIAHRHGAKVIWIETMANAKTPTAAGKMIYPIADLFIVQWKSMLEVYPNAVYGGWIF, from the coding sequence ATGAAAAAGTCGACAAGCATCGTATTTATTTCCAGCACCGGCGGTCACCTCAGCGAGCTGCTGCAGCTGAAGGATCTTTTCGGGGAGTGTGATTATCACATTGTCTCGGAAAATACACCTTCCAACGCCCATCTCAAGGAAGACTATCCCCAGGGACGGGTGGAGCTGCTGGCCTACGGGACCAAGGCACATCTGTTTCCCTATCTCTTCATATTTGCCTGGAACATTTTCCGCAGCTGGCAGCTGTTCCGGAAATGGAAGCCGCAGTATGTCATTACGACCGGTACGCATACGGCTGTTCCAATGTGCAAAATTGCGCACCGCCACGGAGCCAAGGTCATCTGGATTGAAACGATGGCCAATGCCAAGACGCCGACGGCGGCAGGCAAAATGATCTATCCGATTGCGGATCTCTTCATTGTGCAGTGGAAGAGCATGCTTGAGGTGTATCCCAATGCTGTATATGGAGGGTGGATTTTCTGA
- a CDS encoding sensor histidine kinase: MKKSVWQQMLQSRIWKLVGVILLCLSGSGIFLTTIALDIDMNSARGDTHLNEDLQSIFESQMYSSVPQPLRAESWQSAASSLSKENSNLRIRVSSITDLAMTTLVDTRQDGETYYEGFVGELYWQDGQGITSTEVHSVSEARTILWDIDGVHECILVLGWLRKPMPVHDMYWFTMKAAAIMTWLDSYPVVSMSVCIIVFVLALIYEFSAAGHSAKQEEIAPAWIDAVPFDLLTVLWLITERGVVPVFYSPLGSNLPGYFVADLGLMAMALLFFFWLMSLARHWKRKDLVSNLLIVRLIHWLLSLSKKFGWLPVASWMILGIIGFSLLRLAAWEMSGAGLLLLGVVSVLLWSVQLYELWGSSIICKSVAEYQKGDLSYRIEDQKLKHLYGKLGQSARQVNDLGSGLEKAVEERLRTERLRTELITNVSHDIKTPLTSIMNYVDLLQKEHTPQQETEYLEVLQRQSQRLKKLTEDVLESSKAESGNIEVHIESVSVVEIVEQAMAEYQDRLEAASLTMVIDTDHVPHVSADGRLLWRVLRNLLSNVSKYAMEGTRVYLDAHCPDPEHVEIDLKNISRSQLNISSNELMERFVRGDSSRHTEGSGLGLNISESLVRLMGGDFHIEIDGDLFKAVILLKKA; encoded by the coding sequence ATGAAAAAAAGCGTATGGCAGCAGATGCTGCAAAGCCGTATCTGGAAACTGGTGGGCGTCATTCTTCTCTGCCTCAGCGGCAGCGGCATCTTTTTGACGACCATTGCGCTGGACATTGACATGAACAGTGCCCGCGGAGACACTCACCTGAATGAAGATCTGCAGAGCATTTTTGAATCCCAGATGTATTCTTCCGTGCCGCAGCCGCTGCGTGCTGAGAGCTGGCAAAGTGCAGCTTCTTCTTTGAGTAAAGAAAACTCCAACCTGCGGATCCGGGTTTCTTCCATCACGGACCTGGCAATGACGACGCTCGTCGATACGCGGCAGGACGGAGAAACCTATTATGAAGGTTTCGTGGGAGAACTGTACTGGCAGGATGGACAGGGTATTACCAGTACAGAGGTTCACTCGGTGTCGGAAGCGCGTACAATTCTGTGGGATATTGACGGAGTTCATGAATGTATTCTAGTGCTTGGCTGGCTGCGAAAGCCCATGCCGGTACATGATATGTACTGGTTTACGATGAAAGCCGCTGCGATCATGACGTGGCTTGACTCGTATCCGGTTGTCTCCATGTCTGTATGCATCATCGTGTTTGTTCTGGCGCTGATCTATGAGTTTTCGGCAGCCGGACATTCGGCAAAGCAGGAAGAAATTGCACCTGCATGGATTGATGCCGTACCGTTCGATCTTCTGACAGTTCTCTGGCTGATTACTGAGCGTGGTGTTGTGCCTGTCTTTTATTCTCCTCTGGGATCCAATCTGCCTGGCTATTTCGTTGCCGATCTTGGATTGATGGCAATGGCACTGCTGTTTTTCTTCTGGCTCATGTCACTGGCCCGTCATTGGAAACGGAAGGATCTTGTCAGCAATCTTCTGATTGTGCGTCTGATCCACTGGCTGCTGTCATTGTCAAAAAAGTTTGGCTGGCTCCCGGTCGCTTCCTGGATGATTCTGGGGATCATTGGCTTTTCTCTGCTGCGTCTCGCCGCATGGGAGATGTCCGGGGCAGGACTGCTGTTATTGGGAGTTGTTTCTGTTCTGCTGTGGAGCGTTCAGCTCTATGAGCTTTGGGGAAGTTCCATCATCTGCAAGAGTGTTGCGGAATATCAGAAAGGCGATCTTTCCTACCGGATTGAAGATCAGAAGCTGAAGCACTTATATGGAAAGCTGGGACAGTCCGCCCGGCAGGTCAACGATCTTGGCAGCGGACTGGAAAAGGCCGTGGAAGAGCGCCTGCGGACGGAACGCTTAAGAACCGAGCTGATAACCAATGTCAGCCACGATATCAAGACGCCGCTCACTTCGATCATGAATTATGTTGATCTATTGCAGAAGGAACATACGCCCCAGCAGGAAACAGAATACCTTGAAGTGCTGCAGCGGCAGTCGCAGCGCTTAAAGAAACTGACCGAGGATGTGCTGGAATCTTCCAAGGCAGAGTCTGGAAATATTGAAGTGCATATCGAATCGGTATCGGTAGTGGAAATTGTGGAACAGGCGATGGCCGAATACCAGGACCGGCTGGAAGCGGCCAGTCTGACGATGGTGATTGATACGGATCATGTGCCACACGTTTCGGCGGACGGACGGCTGCTGTGGCGCGTTCTGCGCAACCTTTTGTCCAATGTTTCCAAGTATGCGATGGAAGGGACGCGCGTCTACCTGGATGCCCACTGCCCGGATCCGGAGCATGTTGAGATCGACTTGAAAAACATCTCCCGTAGCCAGCTGAATATTTCTTCCAATGAGCTGATGGAGCGCTTTGTGCGCGGTGACAGTTCGCGGCATACGGAAGGCAGCGGGCTGGGGTTGAATATTTCGGAAAGCCTGGTGCGCCTGATGGGAGGCGACTTCCATATTGAGATTGACGGCGATCTGTTTAAGGCGGTTATCCTTCTGAAGAAAGCGTAA
- a CDS encoding tRNA threonylcarbamoyladenosine dehydratase, which produces MIEESQHQRTELLLGKEALNTLRTKRVAVFGLGGVGGSCVEALARAGVGHLDLIDNDTVALSNLNRQLFATRETIGMKKTDAAAMRIRSIDPGIELRLFPLFYLPETKDQFPFEEWDFIIDAIDTVSAKLSIIEEADRRSIPILSAMGCGNRLDPSRLSVMDLYDTRNDPLARIMRSECRKRRIRHLTVITSTETPLKPLIDLEKENGTRRRAVPGSSPFVPCAAGLLLAYEAVRQMLSLPSSR; this is translated from the coding sequence ATGATCGAAGAAAGTCAGCACCAGCGCACGGAACTGCTGCTGGGAAAAGAAGCACTGAACACACTGCGCACAAAACGGGTCGCCGTATTCGGCCTTGGCGGAGTTGGAGGCAGCTGTGTCGAGGCACTGGCCAGAGCCGGTGTCGGCCATCTGGATCTCATTGATAACGATACCGTTGCCCTTTCCAATCTCAACCGGCAATTGTTTGCGACCCGCGAAACCATCGGCATGAAGAAGACGGATGCGGCCGCCATGCGCATCCGCAGCATCGATCCGGGCATTGAGCTGCGCCTGTTTCCCCTCTTCTATCTTCCGGAAACGAAGGATCAGTTTCCCTTTGAAGAGTGGGATTTCATCATCGATGCCATCGACACGGTTTCTGCCAAGCTGAGCATCATCGAAGAAGCCGACCGACGCAGCATCCCGATTCTCTCGGCGATGGGCTGCGGCAACCGCCTCGATCCTTCCAGGCTCAGCGTCATGGACCTCTACGACACAAGAAATGATCCGCTCGCCCGCATCATGCGCAGTGAATGCCGCAAGCGCCGGATCAGGCATCTGACCGTCATCACTTCAACGGAAACGCCGCTGAAGCCTCTCATAGATCTTGAAAAAGAAAACGGTACAAGACGCAGAGCCGTTCCCGGTTCTTCTCCGTTTGTACCGTGTGCCGCCGGATTATTGCTGGCCTATGAAGCTGTGCGGCAGATGCTCAGCCTCCCGTCTTCTCGATGA